Part of the Rhodobacteraceae bacterium M385 genome is shown below.
ACCAGGCTGCCGCTACGGCAGCTTTGAAAGCGGCTCAGCCCGAGCTGATGCGCGGCGTTACCAAAGGTGTGATGCACAAAAACACCGCTTCCCGGAAAATGTCGCGTTTGGCGTCTCGGGTAAAAGCGCTCGGCGCATAAGGACGTCAAAACGGTCTGTAAATTAGGGGCGCTCCTTTATGGGGGCGCCTTTTTTCGTTTCTAAATAGTTAACGGTCTCAACGTCATAATTGAGCGAGAGAGATTCGATTTCAGGAAGGTTGCGAGTCAAGCGCGAAGACCTGTTGCGAGGTAAGAGCGACTCCCGATAACTTGTTCTTGCGAGTCATACGCCTTGGGGGTGGATGAGAGGCACCAAGCCTCTATTTGATATGCGGCGCGGCCCGGATGCGGACACATCCGGTGCTATTGGCGGTTTCGTCAGCGCATATCAAATGGAGGTCAAATGGGAGGAAATGCACATCAAAAATGTGCAGCCACCTCTTAACGGTGCTTTCATTTCACCTCGTGATCATACCCTGTGGGAAGTGCTTTCAGCACCGCTG
Proteins encoded:
- the rpsT gene encoding 30S ribosomal protein S20: MANSPQAKKRARQSERRFAINKARRSRIRTHLRSVEEAIASGDQAAATAALKAAQPELMRGVTKGVMHKNTASRKMSRLASRVKALGA